A region from the Papaver somniferum cultivar HN1 unplaced genomic scaffold, ASM357369v1 unplaced-scaffold_125, whole genome shotgun sequence genome encodes:
- the LOC113331139 gene encoding plant cysteine oxidase 2-like — protein sequence MRIAASLIEEKGQEYSELPAESSSKKSSSKKNRKRQKKAAAAAMTPPNVVQKLFETCKEVFANGGPGYVPPPPDVERLRMVLDGMKPADVGLTQDMPHFKKTKGFPLITYLHLYECNNFSIGIFCLPPSGVIPLHNHPGMTVFSKLLFGSMHIKSYDWATDVPRITQENLNPTHCQPPGIRLAKVQVDSVFTDPCNTSILYPAAGGNMHCFTALTSCAVLDVLGPPYNDAAGRHCTYYQEFPYASFSGDEESMPKEEERDAYWWLEEKEKIENLVVVGKPYGGPRIVET from the exons ATGAGGATTGCAGCGAGTTTGATAGAAGAAAAGGGGCAAGAATATAGTGAATTGCCAGCTGAATCAAGCAGCAAGAAATCATCATCGAAAAAGAATAGGAAGCGtcaaaagaaagcagcagcagcagctatgACGCCTCCTAATGTTGTTCAAAAGCTTTTTGAGACTTGCAAAGAAGTCTTTGCTAATGGTGGACCTGGTTATGTTCCACCTCCCCCTGATGTTGAACGCCTCCGTATGGTGCTTG ATGGCATGAAACCGGCAGATGTTGGTCTTACTCAGGACATGCCGCATTTCAAGAAGACCAAAGGATTTCCTTTAATAACTTATCTTCATCTCTATGAATGCAACAACTTCTCG ATTGGGATCTTCTGCCTGCCTCCCTCAGGTGTCATTCCGCTTCATAATCATCCAGGCATGACAGTTTTCAGTAAGCTCCTCTTTGGCTCAATGCATATTAAGTCGTATGATTGGGCAACTGATGTACCCCGTATCACGCAAGAGAATCTCAACCCAACACACT GCCAGCCACCTGGGATCCGGCTGGCAAAGGTTCAGGTCGATTCTGTCTTCACTGATCCATGCAACACATCCATACTTTACCCAGCTGCAGGAGGCAACATGCATTGCTTCACTGCATTGACATCCTGTGCAGTCCTAGATGTGCTGGGACCACCTTACAATGATGCCGCTGGTCGGCACTGTACCTACTATCAGGAGTTCCCATATGCTAGTTTCTCAG GTGATGAAGAATCCAtgccaaaagaagaagaaagggatgcGTACTGGTGGcttgaagagaaagagaaaattgAAAACCTTGTTGTTGTTGGAAAACCATACGGAGGTCCAAGAATCGTGGAGACTTGA